Proteins co-encoded in one Halorussus vallis genomic window:
- a CDS encoding DUF7504 family protein, with the protein MSGEEGRGSPESIVQFRNQLAELKQEGSNILLVGTDEQSAACERLLGESSARPRRRVFVTTDADPSVTRPKFESIDERPTRESAAVVDWRVETRSASADSGSGGDVRTWSVDGDLRTLGETVEQVVEAFDEETGGLRPAELRLCFDSLTPLVADRDLRDASRFLLALTETVKRVDGMAHYHLPVSYDDETVQVLAPLFDAVVEVQRGEREVEQRWHLSDPDITTDWLPL; encoded by the coding sequence ATGAGTGGGGAGGAAGGAAGGGGGAGTCCGGAATCGATAGTGCAGTTTCGAAACCAACTCGCGGAGCTGAAGCAGGAGGGGAGCAACATCCTGCTGGTCGGAACCGACGAGCAGTCGGCGGCGTGCGAGCGGCTTCTGGGGGAGTCGAGCGCGCGACCCCGGCGTCGCGTGTTCGTGACGACCGACGCCGACCCGTCGGTGACCCGCCCGAAGTTCGAGTCGATAGACGAACGGCCGACCCGGGAGTCGGCCGCCGTCGTCGACTGGCGGGTCGAGACCAGGAGCGCCTCGGCCGACAGCGGGTCCGGCGGCGACGTCCGCACCTGGTCGGTCGACGGCGACCTCCGGACGCTCGGAGAGACCGTCGAGCAGGTGGTCGAGGCGTTCGACGAGGAAACCGGCGGACTCCGCCCGGCGGAGCTACGGCTCTGTTTCGACTCGCTGACGCCGCTGGTCGCCGACCGCGACCTCCGGGACGCGAGCCGATTCCTGCTGGCGCTCACCGAGACGGTAAAGCGCGTCGACGGGATGGCCCACTACCACCTGCCGGTTTCGTACGACGACGAGACGGTGCAGGTGCTCGCGCCGCTGTTCGACGCGGTCGTCGAGGTCCAGCGCGGCGAGCGCGAGGTCGAACAGCGGTGGCACCTCTCGGACCCCGACATCACGACCGACTGGCTCCCGCTGTAA
- the dpsA gene encoding DNA starvation/stationary phase protection protein DpsA — protein sequence MNRQRQVLQRAGTVESNAVRIDVEKAEQVVEALNADLAATYVLYHQLRKHRWTVGGAQSRELRRFFSRAAANAEAATDAFAGRVGALGGVPVNGPGAFERHSPVPFEGEDVYDARTSLENDLEAYGDLIESVSSHIEFAESLGDHTTGHVLRERLVGFEEDAQAITRLLAHDSLTLW from the coding sequence GTGAATCGACAGCGCCAGGTACTACAGCGAGCCGGAACAGTCGAGAGCAACGCCGTCCGGATAGACGTCGAGAAGGCCGAACAGGTCGTGGAGGCGCTGAACGCAGACCTCGCGGCCACCTACGTGCTCTACCATCAACTCCGAAAACACCGCTGGACCGTGGGGGGCGCCCAGTCGCGCGAACTCCGGCGGTTCTTCTCGCGGGCGGCCGCGAACGCAGAGGCCGCCACCGACGCGTTCGCGGGTCGCGTCGGCGCGCTCGGCGGCGTCCCGGTCAACGGCCCGGGAGCGTTCGAGCGTCACAGCCCGGTCCCGTTCGAGGGCGAGGACGTCTACGACGCCCGGACCTCGCTCGAAAACGACCTCGAAGCGTACGGCGACCTCATCGAGAGCGTCAGCAGCCACATCGAGTTCGCCGAGAGCCTCGGCGACCACACCACCGGCCACGTCCTCCGCGAGCGACTGGTCGGCTTCGAGGAGGACGCCCAGGCCATCACCCGGTTGCTCGCCCACGACTCGCTCACGCTCTGGTAA
- a CDS encoding carbon-nitrogen hydrolase family protein, with the protein MKDDAEIESELRDSPESAAAPTVATCQLAVADLDVDANLASVRERVRALPDATDVALFPEYALTGFVADDRIRGVALARDGPVLAGLRDLAATERCALAVGFVEDGGDALYNAVAYLDPGGGDTVYRKRHLWDEERIVLEPGTERVTVETPVGTAGLLTCYDLNFVDESAALARPDVEALFVAGAWPAAHADNWDLLVRARALDGVRWAVAAGRTGRKSVAVSDGDPAEYAGRSQVVRPDGSVQAALDRGERDLVTTLDPAVLAACRETIPVFEDGPD; encoded by the coding sequence GTGAAAGACGACGCCGAAATCGAATCCGAACTCCGCGACTCCCCCGAGTCCGCCGCGGCGCCGACCGTCGCGACCTGCCAGTTGGCGGTCGCCGACCTCGACGTCGACGCGAACCTGGCGTCGGTCCGCGAGCGCGTCCGGGCGCTCCCCGACGCGACCGACGTGGCGCTGTTCCCGGAGTACGCGCTGACCGGCTTCGTCGCGGACGACCGAATCCGCGGGGTCGCCCTCGCGCGCGACGGCCCGGTCCTCGCGGGCCTGCGCGACCTCGCCGCGACGGAGCGGTGCGCGCTGGCGGTCGGATTCGTCGAAGACGGCGGCGACGCCCTCTACAACGCCGTCGCGTACCTTGACCCTGGCGGCGGGGACACCGTCTACCGGAAGCGCCACCTCTGGGACGAGGAGCGAATCGTCCTCGAACCCGGCACCGAGCGCGTGACCGTCGAGACGCCGGTCGGAACCGCCGGCCTCCTCACCTGCTACGACCTCAACTTCGTCGACGAGAGCGCGGCCCTCGCCCGCCCCGACGTCGAGGCGCTGTTCGTCGCGGGCGCGTGGCCCGCGGCCCACGCCGACAACTGGGACCTCCTCGTGCGCGCCCGCGCGCTCGACGGCGTGCGCTGGGCGGTCGCCGCGGGCCGCACCGGCCGCAAGTCGGTCGCCGTCTCCGACGGCGACCCCGCAGAGTACGCGGGTCGCTCGCAGGTCGTCCGTCCGGACGGGAGCGTGCAGGCCGCGCTCGACCGCGGTGAGCGCGACTTGGTTACGACGCTCGACCCGGCGGTGCTGGCGGCGTGTCGGGAGACGATTCCGGTGTTCGAGGACGGCCCCGACTGA
- a CDS encoding aldehyde dehydrogenase family protein, with product MSQQPLHRRERLYIDGEWRDADDVLDVTDLADGGTFAQVAAATPEQADDALAAAQRAQQAMRETTVPQRAAWMDEIADGLLERKEELAEVIVREAGKPVSSARGEVESAAERFRRAKEEIRAMKGEFREGTTAGHEGWNAIVKHEPIGTVLAITPYNYPLATTALEVAPALAAGNCVILKPASDTPVSAAILADVISQVEIPNGAFNFVSGSASRIGDVLAGDDRINMVAMTGSSAAGKHVAKESGMVELHMELGGNAPAVVFPDADLADVAGAAAKGSFKYAGQRCSAVSRVLAHESVHDEVVERLEAEMDNWQPGDLFDEDTTMGPLINEGQAEWVEELVEDAVEKGADLVRGGERDGQFFEPTLLANVPHDARIVHEEQFGPVAAVTTFDTEEEAIEIANRGDLALDAAVFTKDYDRALKFADELDAGAVRINGAPSHGLGDIPFGGNKASGIGRQGLHDTIKEMVREKSIVL from the coding sequence ATGTCACAGCAACCACTCCACCGGCGCGAGCGTCTCTACATCGACGGCGAATGGCGCGACGCCGACGACGTGCTCGACGTGACCGACCTCGCGGACGGTGGCACGTTCGCGCAGGTCGCGGCGGCGACCCCCGAACAGGCCGACGACGCGCTCGCGGCGGCCCAGCGCGCCCAGCAGGCGATGCGCGAGACCACCGTCCCCCAGCGCGCGGCGTGGATGGACGAGATCGCCGACGGACTGCTCGAACGCAAGGAGGAACTCGCGGAGGTCATCGTCCGCGAGGCCGGCAAGCCCGTCTCGTCGGCCCGCGGCGAGGTCGAGAGCGCGGCCGAGCGATTCCGCCGGGCGAAAGAGGAGATCCGCGCGATGAAAGGCGAGTTCCGCGAGGGCACCACCGCGGGCCACGAGGGCTGGAACGCCATCGTCAAGCACGAGCCGATCGGCACCGTGCTGGCGATCACGCCGTACAACTACCCCCTCGCGACCACCGCCCTGGAGGTCGCACCCGCGCTCGCGGCGGGCAACTGTGTCATCCTCAAGCCCGCGAGCGACACGCCGGTCAGCGCGGCGATTCTGGCCGACGTCATCTCGCAGGTCGAGATACCGAACGGCGCGTTCAACTTCGTCTCCGGGAGCGCGAGCCGAATCGGCGACGTGCTCGCGGGCGACGACCGCATCAACATGGTCGCGATGACCGGGTCCAGCGCGGCGGGCAAGCACGTCGCCAAGGAGAGCGGCATGGTCGAACTCCACATGGAACTGGGCGGCAACGCGCCCGCGGTCGTGTTCCCCGACGCCGACCTCGCCGACGTGGCCGGCGCGGCCGCCAAGGGGTCGTTCAAGTACGCCGGCCAGCGCTGTTCGGCGGTCAGCCGCGTGCTGGCCCACGAGTCGGTCCACGACGAGGTGGTCGAGCGACTCGAAGCCGAGATGGACAACTGGCAGCCCGGCGACCTCTTCGACGAGGACACCACGATGGGGCCGCTCATCAACGAGGGCCAGGCCGAGTGGGTCGAGGAACTCGTCGAGGACGCCGTCGAGAAGGGCGCCGACCTCGTCCGCGGCGGCGAGCGCGACGGGCAGTTCTTCGAACCGACCCTGCTGGCGAACGTCCCCCACGACGCCCGCATCGTCCACGAGGAGCAGTTCGGCCCGGTCGCGGCCGTGACCACCTTCGACACCGAGGAGGAGGCCATCGAGATCGCCAACCGCGGCGACCTCGCGCTCGACGCCGCGGTGTTCACCAAGGACTACGACCGCGCGCTCAAGTTTGCCGACGAACTCGACGCCGGCGCGGTCCGCATCAACGGCGCGCCGAGCCACGGACTGGGCGACATCCCGTTCGGCGGGAACAAGGCCTCCGGCATCGGCCGACAGGGCCTGCACGACACCATCAAGGAGATGGTCCGCGAGAAGAGCATCGTCCTCTGA
- a CDS encoding glycoside hydrolase family 5 protein, whose translation MTDDSGAVPGDLQNVRGAVYFPRKDWNAYQLWANYEDAVVERDLGYAASLGLNSLRVWTSYEYWRENGPAFFSRVEHFLATCERRGIRPLMVLFEAPPKDPPTEENLRATDPANGFGVHSPSRPEIIRKRNWKGYARSPIHFARRWAEKYGEDDRVLATEIMNEPGKVRPRRDFVFDALAEVREAAPDATLTMGTKDVYFSRLYDRDGDLDVYQFHMNLPLNPRVAEEYVADQHERAAEGDGDGAKKPIWCTEWQRTLEEPPVRFAPNLASLAPTIQEAHEAGTIDGNFFWALMLKPAYLREPRKKGRINGLFHPDGSVYSTADARALAAGTPAVDALDVAEYRALPADWNAHPFPYPSLSGVSGAADGASGAGALSASDAPDANAKGTADRTSRDAAKSDRTASAVRSDDALAAVPPEVEQSLVDRIRAALKFDLERDP comes from the coding sequence GTGACTGACGATTCGGGTGCGGTCCCGGGGGACCTGCAGAACGTGAGAGGCGCGGTGTACTTCCCGCGAAAGGACTGGAACGCCTACCAGCTATGGGCGAACTACGAGGACGCCGTCGTCGAGCGCGACCTCGGCTATGCGGCGAGTCTCGGTCTGAACAGCCTCCGGGTGTGGACGTCCTACGAGTACTGGCGCGAGAACGGCCCGGCCTTCTTCTCGCGGGTCGAGCACTTCCTGGCGACCTGCGAGCGCCGCGGGATTCGCCCGCTGATGGTGCTGTTCGAGGCACCGCCGAAGGACCCGCCCACCGAGGAGAACCTCCGGGCGACCGACCCGGCGAACGGGTTCGGCGTCCACTCGCCGTCGCGGCCGGAGATAATCCGTAAACGCAACTGGAAGGGCTACGCCCGCTCGCCGATTCACTTCGCGCGCCGGTGGGCCGAGAAGTACGGGGAGGACGACCGGGTGCTCGCCACCGAAATCATGAACGAACCGGGCAAGGTCCGCCCCCGGCGCGACTTCGTCTTCGACGCGCTCGCAGAGGTCCGGGAAGCCGCCCCCGACGCCACCCTGACGATGGGGACGAAGGACGTCTACTTCTCGAGACTGTACGACCGCGACGGCGACCTCGACGTCTACCAGTTCCACATGAACCTCCCGCTGAACCCGCGGGTCGCCGAGGAGTACGTGGCCGACCAGCACGAGCGCGCCGCGGAAGGCGACGGAGACGGGGCGAAGAAACCCATCTGGTGCACCGAGTGGCAGCGCACCCTCGAAGAACCGCCGGTCCGGTTCGCGCCGAACCTCGCCAGCCTCGCGCCGACCATCCAGGAAGCCCACGAAGCGGGCACCATCGACGGCAACTTCTTCTGGGCGCTGATGCTCAAGCCGGCGTACCTCCGGGAACCCCGGAAGAAGGGCCGCATCAACGGGCTGTTCCACCCCGACGGCTCGGTCTACTCGACGGCCGACGCTCGGGCGCTCGCCGCCGGCACCCCCGCCGTCGACGCGCTCGACGTGGCCGAGTACCGCGCGCTCCCCGCGGACTGGAACGCCCACCCGTTCCCGTATCCGAGTCTCTCGGGTGTGAGTGGGGCGGCCGACGGCGCATCGGGTGCCGGCGCGCTGTCGGCCAGCGACGCTCCCGACGCGAACGCGAAGGGGACCGCCGACCGAACCTCGCGGGACGCCGCGAAGTCCGACCGCACCGCCTCGGCGGTGCGGTCGGACGACGCGCTCGCGGCCGTCCCCCCGGAGGTCGAGCAGTCGCTGGTCGACCGCATCCGCGCCGCGCTCAAGTTCGACTTGGAGCGCGACCCCTGA
- a CDS encoding Cdc6/Cdc18 family protein, with protein sequence MGSFDFVREYSPYTNREALLDDYTPDTLVGRDDELDEYHGALQPAIYGEQPDNIFLYGKAGVGKTAATRFLLDKLVENAEQYEDLDVRTEIINCDGLNSSYRVASHLVNAMRPPSNHISETGYSRSQVYDLMWDELDENGGIILIVLDEIDHLKDDSILYQLSRARENENLTEARIGLIGISNDLTFRDSLSPKVRSSLCERAISFSTYDANELRAVLDQRRKVAFKEDVLTDDVVPLCAAFGAQESGDARKALDLLLKAGDLAREENDEVVTEQHVRRGRELLEREQVARGIADLNDHERLVVYALATLEAESDTPARSREIYTRYKSLADAAGKDSLTARWLREHLDDLAMLGILNVTEINEGSAGGKYREYDLQQDLAVVLDALEETFESMGVHTSVKGYL encoded by the coding sequence ATGGGTTCCTTCGATTTCGTTCGGGAGTACTCTCCCTACACCAATCGGGAGGCGTTGTTGGACGATTACACGCCCGACACGCTGGTGGGTCGCGACGACGAACTGGACGAGTACCACGGCGCGCTCCAACCGGCCATCTACGGCGAGCAACCCGACAACATCTTCCTCTACGGCAAGGCCGGCGTCGGCAAGACCGCCGCGACGCGCTTCCTGCTCGACAAACTCGTCGAGAACGCCGAGCAGTACGAGGACCTGGACGTCCGTACCGAGATCATCAACTGCGACGGACTGAACTCCTCCTACCGGGTCGCCAGTCACCTCGTCAACGCGATGCGCCCACCCTCGAACCACATCAGCGAGACGGGCTACTCCCGGTCGCAGGTGTACGACCTGATGTGGGACGAACTCGACGAGAACGGCGGCATTATCCTCATCGTGCTCGACGAGATCGACCACCTGAAGGACGACTCCATCCTCTATCAGCTCTCGCGGGCGCGCGAGAACGAGAACCTCACCGAGGCCCGAATCGGCCTTATCGGCATCTCCAACGACCTCACCTTCCGGGACTCGCTGTCGCCGAAGGTCCGGTCGTCGCTCTGTGAGCGCGCCATCTCCTTCTCCACCTACGACGCCAACGAACTCCGAGCGGTGCTCGACCAGCGCCGGAAGGTCGCGTTCAAGGAGGACGTGCTCACCGACGACGTAGTACCGCTCTGCGCCGCCTTCGGCGCCCAGGAGTCCGGCGACGCCCGCAAGGCGCTGGACCTCCTGCTCAAGGCAGGCGACCTCGCCCGCGAGGAGAACGACGAGGTGGTCACCGAACAGCACGTCCGACGCGGCCGGGAACTGCTGGAGCGCGAGCAGGTCGCCCGCGGCATCGCCGACCTCAACGACCACGAGCGTCTGGTGGTCTACGCGCTCGCCACCCTCGAAGCCGAGAGCGACACGCCCGCACGCTCACGAGAGATATACACCCGCTACAAGTCGCTGGCCGACGCCGCCGGCAAGGACTCGCTGACCGCCCGATGGCTCCGCGAGCACTTGGACGACCTCGCGATGCTCGGCATCCTCAACGTCACCGAGATAAACGAGGGGTCTGCCGGCGGCAAGTACCGGGAGTACGACCTCCAGCAGGACCTCGCGGTGGTGCTGGACGCCTTGGAGGAAACCTTCGAGTCGATGGGCGTCCACACCAGCGTGAAGGGGTATCTCTGA
- a CDS encoding efflux RND transporter permease subunit codes for MALDYQRVIDWLDERIVGRPKQVVAVFLLLTAVFAVGLGSVSTESGNEEFAEDVPEQTALDAVNREFEPAFGSGTTSTQLIQTGENVLSKEGLIRMLTVQYRLERRTDLRITGFTSPASIVARTIEPNATTAEAQLRAVERASDTEIRIAVRTAASRNPAFTSLLSKDFNPESASASASITVVEHAIPELAADEAPAGNNPITPIQREMQSVTESVGGDIRVFGAGIIEAEFGTVIGDTLVVVVPAAAILIVVFLVVAYRDLADLLLGIVALVMAIVWTFGFMGFAGIAFNQILITVPPLLLAVGIDFGIHAVNRYREDRETILAGEASAGDDDLVGAAMRRATDQLLVAFFIVTTTSVIGFASNLTSQLVPIRDFGVVASVGIVFTALIFGVFLPSAKVLLDRLRQKYPIPTFSQSPLGSEGSSLGRVLSGGVVVARRAPVAFLLVTAVLTAGATGYATGVDTTFSDEQFLPPEDTPDYLDALPEPFKPNEYTVTRDINFLEANFETSEDETVVVYVEGPMERDTALESIYRAGANPPDTFVVEDGRASEQSIITVIRALAATDPDFRRLVERNDQDNNGIPDDNLAEIYDELMASQYGTLAEQYLTEDRRSARVVYAVKGDADQTEVTEDAREVADRYRYEATATGNIVVFQAVADLIFESAIVSLAVALGGTAVFLVLVYAVLVGRPSLGVANLVPIVVTVAALAATMRLVGISLNAFTATVLAITIGLGIDYSVHVVHRFVDEYEEGEAREEREALRPALEDERRSRETPTPVAALQRTVTGTGGALTGSVLTTVFGIGVLVLAVFPAIGQFGLLTALSVVYAYLASLIILPSVLVVWARLVGEHAPSPEATDASVASGESK; via the coding sequence GTGGCACTCGACTACCAGCGCGTCATCGACTGGCTCGACGAGCGCATCGTCGGGCGGCCGAAGCAGGTCGTCGCGGTCTTCCTGCTACTGACCGCCGTCTTCGCGGTCGGACTCGGAAGCGTCTCGACCGAGTCCGGCAACGAGGAGTTCGCCGAGGACGTGCCCGAACAGACCGCGCTCGACGCCGTCAACCGGGAGTTCGAACCCGCGTTCGGCTCCGGCACCACCTCAACGCAACTCATCCAGACCGGCGAGAACGTCCTCTCGAAGGAGGGACTGATTCGGATGCTCACGGTGCAGTACCGCCTGGAGCGCCGGACCGACCTCCGAATCACCGGGTTCACGAGTCCCGCTTCCATCGTCGCCCGGACTATCGAACCGAACGCGACCACCGCGGAGGCCCAACTCCGGGCGGTCGAGCGCGCCAGCGACACCGAGATCCGAATCGCGGTCCGAACCGCGGCGAGTCGGAATCCCGCGTTCACCAGCCTGCTGAGCAAGGACTTCAACCCGGAGTCGGCGTCGGCCTCCGCTTCCATCACGGTCGTCGAACACGCCATCCCCGAACTCGCGGCCGACGAGGCGCCGGCCGGGAACAACCCGATCACGCCCATCCAGCGCGAGATGCAGTCGGTCACCGAATCGGTGGGCGGTGACATCCGGGTGTTCGGCGCGGGCATCATCGAAGCCGAGTTCGGCACCGTCATCGGCGACACGCTGGTCGTCGTCGTCCCCGCGGCCGCGATACTCATCGTCGTCTTCCTCGTCGTCGCCTACCGGGACCTCGCCGACCTCCTGCTGGGAATCGTCGCGCTCGTGATGGCCATCGTCTGGACGTTCGGCTTCATGGGCTTCGCGGGCATCGCTTTCAACCAGATCCTCATCACGGTGCCGCCCCTGTTGCTGGCGGTCGGCATCGACTTCGGCATCCACGCCGTCAACCGCTACCGCGAGGACCGCGAAACCATCCTCGCGGGCGAGGCGAGCGCGGGCGACGACGACCTCGTCGGCGCGGCCATGCGCCGGGCGACCGACCAGTTGCTCGTCGCCTTCTTCATCGTCACGACCACCTCGGTCATCGGCTTCGCGTCGAACCTCACGAGCCAACTCGTCCCCATCCGGGACTTCGGCGTGGTCGCCAGCGTCGGCATCGTCTTCACCGCGCTCATCTTCGGCGTCTTCCTCCCGAGCGCGAAGGTGCTACTGGACCGGTTGCGCCAGAAGTACCCCATCCCGACGTTCAGCCAGTCGCCGCTCGGCTCCGAGGGGTCGTCGCTCGGCAGAGTGCTGTCCGGCGGCGTGGTCGTCGCCCGGCGCGCGCCGGTCGCCTTCCTACTGGTCACCGCGGTCCTCACGGCCGGCGCGACGGGCTACGCCACCGGGGTCGACACCACCTTCTCCGACGAGCAGTTCCTGCCGCCCGAGGACACGCCCGACTACCTCGACGCCCTTCCGGAGCCGTTCAAACCCAACGAGTACACCGTCACTCGCGATATCAATTTCCTCGAAGCCAACTTCGAGACGAGCGAGGACGAGACGGTCGTCGTCTACGTCGAGGGGCCGATGGAGCGCGATACGGCGCTCGAATCCATCTACCGCGCCGGCGCGAACCCGCCCGACACCTTCGTCGTCGAGGACGGCCGCGCCAGCGAGCAGAGCATCATCACCGTTATCCGGGCGCTCGCCGCGACCGACCCCGACTTTCGGAGGCTGGTCGAGCGCAACGACCAGGACAACAACGGCATCCCCGACGACAACCTCGCAGAAATCTACGACGAACTGATGGCCTCTCAGTACGGCACCCTCGCCGAGCAGTACCTCACCGAGGACCGCCGGAGCGCCCGCGTCGTCTACGCCGTGAAGGGCGACGCCGACCAGACGGAGGTCACCGAGGACGCCCGGGAGGTCGCCGACCGCTACCGGTACGAGGCGACCGCGACGGGCAACATCGTCGTCTTCCAGGCGGTCGCCGACCTCATCTTCGAGTCGGCCATCGTGAGCCTCGCGGTCGCGCTCGGCGGCACCGCCGTCTTCCTCGTCCTCGTCTACGCGGTGCTGGTCGGCCGCCCCTCGCTCGGCGTCGCCAACCTCGTCCCCATCGTGGTGACTGTCGCGGCACTCGCGGCGACGATGCGACTGGTCGGCATCTCGCTCAACGCCTTCACCGCGACCGTGCTGGCCATCACCATCGGCCTCGGTATCGACTACTCGGTCCACGTGGTCCACCGATTCGTGGACGAATACGAAGAGGGCGAGGCGCGCGAGGAGCGCGAAGCGCTCCGACCGGCCCTCGAAGACGAGCGGCGAAGCCGCGAAACCCCAACGCCCGTCGCCGCCCTCCAGCGGACCGTCACCGGGACCGGCGGAGCGCTCACCGGGAGCGTGCTGACGACCGTCTTCGGCATCGGCGTGCTCGTCCTCGCGGTGTTCCCGGCCATCGGCCAGTTCGGACTGCTCACCGCGCTGAGCGTCGTCTACGCCTACCTCGCGTCGCTTATCATCCTCCCGTCGGTCCTGGTCGTCTGGGCGCGACTGGTCGGCGAGCACGCGCCCTCGCCGGAGGCGACCGACGCGTCGGTCGCCTCCGGCGAATCGAAGTGA
- a CDS encoding pentapeptide repeat-containing protein produces the protein MTEEDIDIDSCDRPVWDDHDRCIWHAPVDGKEREQLEAADPAGQDTIDGAYLREASLGNVDWFADTSMVGTDFTGADLTGADFTGTNLTLARLTDASALGADFTGANLEGAILTNADLRRAVLEHARLHETVLTDMHIGGGTRMGGVSIYDRENAPPDLLDEQPLEAAAWVYRQLQALYEENALPELARRSYRLERDARRRNAWEQSNYQDAIKWELSRWVMRYGESPYRILLTSLVVVVVAALLYPLTGGIQEIQAGQPVTYTLDNPDEVPWWWLGEVLFKSLYFSVVTFATLGLGDIQPIGSFARLIAGVESVLGSLLAALLVFVLARIVTW, from the coding sequence GTGACCGAGGAGGACATCGACATCGACTCGTGCGACCGACCGGTCTGGGACGACCACGACCGCTGCATCTGGCACGCCCCGGTCGACGGGAAGGAGAGAGAGCAACTCGAAGCCGCCGACCCGGCGGGCCAGGACACCATCGACGGTGCGTACCTCCGCGAGGCGTCGCTCGGGAACGTCGACTGGTTCGCCGACACGTCGATGGTCGGAACCGACTTCACCGGCGCGGACCTGACGGGGGCCGACTTCACCGGAACGAACCTGACGCTGGCGAGGCTGACGGACGCGAGCGCGCTCGGGGCCGACTTCACGGGCGCGAACCTCGAAGGTGCCATCCTGACCAACGCCGACCTCCGGCGCGCGGTGCTCGAACACGCGCGACTCCACGAGACGGTCCTCACCGACATGCACATCGGGGGCGGGACGAGGATGGGCGGCGTGTCCATCTACGACCGCGAGAACGCGCCGCCGGACCTCCTCGACGAGCAACCGCTGGAGGCCGCCGCGTGGGTGTATCGACAGCTCCAGGCGCTGTACGAGGAGAACGCGCTGCCCGAGTTGGCCCGCCGGAGCTACCGGTTGGAACGGGACGCCCGGCGACGCAACGCGTGGGAGCAGTCGAACTACCAGGACGCGATCAAGTGGGAGTTGTCCCGGTGGGTGATGCGCTACGGGGAGAGTCCCTACCGGATACTGCTTACGTCGCTCGTCGTGGTCGTCGTCGCGGCGCTCCTCTACCCGCTCACGGGCGGTATTCAGGAGATTCAGGCCGGTCAGCCGGTCACGTACACCCTCGACAACCCCGACGAGGTGCCGTGGTGGTGGCTCGGGGAAGTGCTGTTCAAGAGCCTCTACTTCAGCGTCGTCACGTTCGCGACCCTCGGGTTGGGCGACATCCAACCCATCGGTTCGTTCGCGCGATTGATAGCCGGCGTCGAGTCGGTCCTGGGGTCGCTGTTGGCCGCCCTGCTCGTGTTCGTGCTCGCCAGAATCGTAACGTGGTGA